Proteins co-encoded in one Candidatus Polarisedimenticolaceae bacterium genomic window:
- a CDS encoding DUF1326 domain-containing protein yields MRKSLVVALVSVCATAGIVMGVRADAPKTPWKITGQLEEACSCSAACPCWFGSKPTRMACGGGEILFIEKGTYGKVKLDGLAVGAMSKSPDGKAMMESFGSWDFVTWYIDEKATPEQREGLKAIAGQVLVPDASKNFETRVIPITRTINGKEHKITLGKYGEFSGHLIDGGMGGEAKITNPPGADPVHREYSQGLTTMLAYNDAGQSWNYEGSNYMYGTFTVTSDEYEKFAAGLAQKMAGMKKGN; encoded by the coding sequence ATGCGTAAGTCACTCGTGGTCGCGCTCGTGTCCGTCTGCGCCACCGCCGGAATCGTCATGGGCGTTCGAGCGGATGCTCCGAAGACGCCGTGGAAGATCACCGGGCAGCTCGAGGAGGCGTGCAGCTGCTCGGCGGCATGCCCCTGCTGGTTCGGATCGAAGCCGACGCGCATGGCGTGCGGCGGCGGCGAGATCCTCTTCATCGAGAAGGGGACCTACGGCAAGGTCAAGCTCGACGGGCTCGCCGTCGGCGCGATGAGCAAGAGCCCCGACGGCAAGGCGATGATGGAGTCGTTCGGAAGCTGGGACTTCGTCACCTGGTACATCGACGAGAAGGCGACGCCCGAGCAGCGCGAGGGGTTGAAGGCGATCGCGGGCCAGGTCCTCGTCCCCGATGCTTCCAAGAACTTCGAGACGCGGGTCATTCCGATCACGCGTACGATCAACGGCAAGGAGCACAAGATCACGCTCGGGAAGTACGGCGAATTCTCGGGCCATCTCATCGACGGCGGCATGGGCGGCGAGGCCAAGATCACGAATCCGCCGGGCGCCGATCCGGTCCACCGGGAGTACTCCCAGGGCCTGACCACGATGCTCGCCTACAACGACGCCGGACAGAGCTGGAACTACGAGGGCTCGAACTACATGTACGGTACCTTCACGGTCACGAGCGACGAGTACGAGAAGTTCGCCGCCGGGCTCGCCCAGAAGATGGCGGGCATGAAGAAGGGCAACTAG
- the surE gene encoding 5'/3'-nucleotidase SurE codes for MTARAGAKRILVTNDDGIEAPGLAALAAAVAPLGHVIVVAPDRERSGAGHALTLMRPLRIRKRGDDRHEVDGTPTDCVHLGVFHLTGGTPPDLIVSGINRGLNIGDDVTYSGTVAAALEGTLLHIPSIAFSVERDDRPTDFGLAASVARRIAERVLETGLPPGVLLNVNVPREPVAGIRITRQGTRSYRAAIVERLDPSGRPYFWIASPDTKPADEPEGDHAAIRQRFVSITPLHANMTHEPSRALVASWGVALP; via the coding sequence ATGACCGCGCGGGCCGGAGCGAAGCGCATCCTCGTGACGAACGACGACGGCATCGAGGCCCCCGGCCTCGCCGCGCTCGCCGCCGCCGTCGCACCGCTGGGACACGTCATCGTCGTCGCACCCGACCGCGAGCGAAGCGGCGCGGGCCACGCGCTCACGCTCATGCGACCCCTGCGCATCCGGAAACGCGGCGACGACCGGCACGAGGTCGACGGCACGCCGACCGACTGCGTCCACCTCGGCGTCTTCCATCTCACCGGTGGGACGCCGCCGGATCTCATCGTCTCGGGGATCAACCGCGGCCTCAACATCGGCGACGACGTCACGTACTCGGGGACCGTCGCCGCGGCCCTCGAGGGGACGCTGCTCCACATTCCGTCGATCGCCTTCTCGGTGGAGCGGGACGACCGGCCGACCGACTTCGGCCTCGCCGCCTCGGTGGCAAGGCGCATCGCGGAGAGAGTCCTCGAGACCGGCCTTCCGCCGGGCGTGCTCCTCAACGTGAACGTCCCGCGCGAGCCGGTCGCCGGCATCCGGATCACGCGCCAGGGGACGAGGAGCTACCGCGCCGCGATCGTCGAGCGGCTCGACCCGTCCGGGCGTCCTTACTTCTGGATCGCGAGCCCCGACACGAAGCCGGCCGACGAGCCCGAAGGCGACCACGCGGCGATCCGGCAGCGCTTCGTCTCGATCACGCCGCTCCACGCGAACATGACCCACGAGCCGTCGCGCGCGCTCGTCGCGTCGTGGGGCGTCGCCCTCCCGTGA
- a CDS encoding protein-L-isoaspartate(D-aspartate) O-methyltransferase, translating to MSAGDIRRARMVRELEGRGIESRRVLEAMGKIPREAFVEEALRAKAYEDSALPIGERQTISQPWIVARMCELLEADGTGRVLEIGSGSGYHAAVLSRLFEQVYSVERIAAFSKRARETMRAVGIENVHFKIFDGSYGWSEFAPYRAVVVTAAAPEVPAPLLEQLDAGGRLVLPMGDPEAEDQVLVRMVKSAAGVVKEEHGPCRFVPLVGKYGWTP from the coding sequence GTGAGCGCGGGGGACATCCGCCGTGCGCGCATGGTGCGCGAGCTCGAGGGCCGCGGCATCGAGAGCCGCCGCGTGCTCGAGGCGATGGGAAAGATCCCGCGCGAGGCGTTCGTCGAGGAAGCGCTCCGCGCCAAGGCGTACGAGGACTCGGCGCTCCCGATCGGCGAGCGACAGACGATCTCGCAGCCGTGGATCGTCGCGCGCATGTGCGAGCTCCTGGAGGCGGACGGCACCGGTCGCGTGCTCGAGATCGGCTCGGGATCGGGCTACCACGCCGCCGTCTTGAGCCGCCTCTTCGAGCAGGTCTACTCGGTCGAGCGTATCGCGGCGTTCTCGAAGCGGGCGCGAGAGACGATGCGGGCGGTCGGGATCGAGAACGTCCACTTCAAGATCTTCGACGGCAGCTACGGCTGGAGCGAGTTCGCGCCCTACCGGGCGGTCGTGGTCACCGCCGCCGCCCCTGAGGTTCCCGCGCCGCTTCTCGAGCAGCTCGACGCCGGCGGCCGCCTCGTCCTCCCCATGGGCGATCCGGAGGCGGAGGACCAAGTCCTGGTGAGGATGGTCAAGTCGGCGGCCGGAGTGGTGAAGGAGGAGCACGGCCCTTGCCGCTTCGTCCCGCTCGTCGGGAAGTACGGCTGGACCCCTTGA
- a CDS encoding adenine phosphoribosyltransferase has protein sequence MKQPTASPMSGSELKKIIREVADYPKPGITFYDLTTLFKDGAALRSVIDRLAARFRDDRIELIAGIEARGFMLASALAYELGLGLVPVRKPGKLPWRVAGEDYSLEYGEGRLELHEDAIEKGQRVLIIDDVLATGGTAAASGRLIERLGGEVAGFGFLVELAFLKGRERLRSDNIFSLISYP, from the coding sequence ATGAAACAACCGACGGCTTCTCCCATGTCCGGCTCCGAGCTGAAGAAGATCATTCGCGAAGTCGCCGACTATCCGAAGCCCGGGATCACCTTTTACGATCTGACGACGCTCTTCAAGGACGGCGCGGCGCTCCGCTCCGTCATCGACCGGCTCGCGGCTCGGTTCCGCGACGATCGAATCGAGCTCATCGCGGGGATCGAGGCGCGCGGCTTCATGCTCGCCTCGGCGCTCGCCTACGAGCTCGGTCTCGGCCTCGTGCCGGTCCGGAAGCCGGGCAAGCTGCCGTGGCGCGTGGCGGGCGAGGACTACTCGCTGGAGTACGGCGAAGGCCGGCTCGAGCTCCACGAGGACGCGATCGAGAAGGGGCAGCGGGTCCTCATCATCGACGACGTCCTCGCGACCGGCGGGACCGCGGCGGCCTCGGGCCGTCTCATCGAGAGGCTCGGGGGCGAGGTCGCGGGGTTCGGGTTCCTCGTCGAGCTCGCGTTCCTCAAGGGCCGCGAGCGCCTGAGGTCCGACAACATCTTCAGCTTGATCAGCTACCCCTAG
- a CDS encoding tetratricopeptide repeat protein, which translates to MATTTKLTKKDMQQDEFIETVFDLGEWLEANWRRVAIVSGAIVVVVLIGLGWMSLSQRSSGAANDLLAKGMAAFQPEAAGGGKAPAPNYADALTNFQQAADKAGSGALGQVARLYQGRTLIAMGRAAEAVTLLTPLASSGNARLAAQAKVSLAEAAVASGDLERAATTLQDVIASSASSYPPDAATMRLASIRESQGKPAEARRLYDEVATKYPQSGFIAEAKQRSTDIASGK; encoded by the coding sequence ATGGCCACGACGACGAAGCTCACCAAGAAGGACATGCAGCAGGACGAGTTCATCGAGACCGTCTTCGATCTCGGGGAATGGCTCGAGGCGAACTGGAGGAGGGTCGCGATCGTGAGCGGCGCCATCGTCGTCGTCGTGCTCATCGGTCTCGGATGGATGAGCCTGAGCCAGAGGAGCTCGGGGGCCGCGAACGACCTCCTCGCCAAGGGGATGGCGGCGTTCCAGCCGGAGGCCGCCGGCGGCGGGAAAGCGCCCGCGCCGAACTACGCCGATGCGCTGACGAACTTCCAGCAAGCGGCCGACAAGGCGGGATCGGGCGCGCTCGGCCAGGTGGCGCGGCTCTACCAGGGACGGACGCTCATCGCGATGGGGCGCGCCGCGGAAGCCGTGACCCTGCTCACGCCTCTGGCCTCGTCGGGCAATGCGCGCCTCGCGGCGCAGGCCAAGGTGTCACTCGCCGAGGCGGCGGTCGCGAGCGGCGATCTCGAGCGCGCCGCCACGACCCTCCAGGATGTCATCGCGTCGTCAGCGTCGTCGTACCCGCCGGATGCGGCGACGATGCGCCTCGCGTCCATTCGCGAGAGCCAGGGGAAGCCCGCCGAGGCGCGGCGCCTCTACGACGAGGTCGCGACGAAGTACCCGCAGAGCGGATTCATCGCCGAGGCGAAGCAGCGCTCGACCGACATCGCCTCGGGCAAGTAA
- a CDS encoding single-stranded DNA-binding protein, with protein sequence MVISVAPVPTSSIREHVMASVNKVILIGNLGRDPEVRFTQGGTPVANFTMATTDRWSDPSGEKKERTEWHRIVVWGKQAEVAGEYLRKGRPVYVEGSLQTREWVDRDGNKRYTTEVRAQRLQLLGRADDRAPAAVGPAGGEEPGEPQGGFVEDDIPF encoded by the coding sequence ATGGTAATCTCCGTCGCGCCGGTCCCCACCTCCTCGATCCGGGAGCACGTCATGGCGAGCGTCAACAAGGTCATCCTGATCGGCAACCTCGGTCGCGACCCTGAAGTCCGGTTCACCCAGGGCGGAACTCCGGTCGCCAACTTCACGATGGCGACCACCGACCGGTGGAGCGATCCCTCCGGCGAGAAGAAGGAACGGACCGAGTGGCACCGCATCGTCGTGTGGGGGAAGCAGGCGGAAGTCGCCGGCGAATACCTCCGCAAAGGCCGTCCGGTCTACGTCGAGGGCTCGCTCCAGACCCGGGAGTGGGTCGATCGCGATGGGAACAAGCGCTACACGACCGAGGTCCGCGCCCAGCGGCTCCAGCTCCTGGGGCGCGCGGACGACCGGGCCCCCGCGGCCGTCGGCCCCGCGGGCGGCGAGGAACCGGGCGAGCCGCAGGGCGGCTTCGTCGAGGACGACATCCCCTTCTGA
- the murJ gene encoding murein biosynthesis integral membrane protein MurJ, whose product MSERQSLLRSAGSISIATAMSRVLGLARDQVQSYYFGAGFATDAFLAAFRIPNLLRDLFAEGALSSAFVPTFTATKEHEGPEAAWRLANRLFTMLFVILGAVTVVIALAAPFIMSVYGAGFAPDKLALAVSMTRILSPFLLAVAGAAAAMGILNTYGRFFVPALAPASLNVAAILAVVTLSPLLVRSGIHPGLSLAIGAMIGGLLQFAVQVPALRSLGFHFRWDWAPRDRGLARIAQLMLPATLGQAATQINFLVDTWLASRYGDGPITWLSLAFRLIQLPIGLFGVALGMANLARVSRDAARGDKEALRANLAGALRAAALLALPATAGLIALREPIIRVLFQHGKFSQASTAATASALLCYTIGLYAYAVTKIQVPTFYALGDTRVPVLSSTAAVIAKLIANATFVFALPALGVNPFLGLALSTSIAAWTNFGLLAAGLKRRAGSIRGHGVVRTTLAMALLSAATGLTSGLAHALAVRVLPSPSLGTACLRLVFAVACGVTVTIGGALALRIPEARSLAARLMARRGKRA is encoded by the coding sequence ATGAGCGAACGCCAAAGCCTCCTCCGCAGCGCGGGATCGATCAGCATCGCCACCGCGATGAGCCGTGTGCTCGGTCTCGCGCGCGATCAGGTGCAGTCGTACTACTTCGGCGCCGGCTTCGCGACCGATGCGTTCCTCGCGGCGTTCCGGATCCCGAATCTCCTCCGCGATCTCTTCGCGGAGGGCGCGCTCTCCTCCGCGTTCGTGCCGACGTTCACCGCGACGAAGGAGCACGAGGGTCCCGAGGCGGCATGGCGCCTCGCCAACCGGCTCTTCACGATGCTCTTCGTCATCCTCGGCGCGGTGACGGTCGTGATCGCGCTCGCGGCGCCGTTCATCATGAGCGTCTACGGCGCCGGCTTCGCGCCCGACAAGCTCGCGCTCGCCGTGTCGATGACCCGCATCCTGTCCCCGTTCCTCCTCGCCGTCGCGGGCGCGGCCGCGGCGATGGGGATTCTCAACACGTACGGGCGCTTCTTCGTGCCGGCGCTGGCGCCGGCGTCGCTCAACGTCGCGGCGATCCTCGCCGTCGTCACGCTGAGCCCGCTCCTCGTGCGCTCGGGGATCCATCCCGGACTGTCGCTCGCGATCGGCGCGATGATCGGCGGCCTCCTCCAGTTCGCGGTCCAGGTCCCGGCGCTGCGCTCGCTCGGGTTCCACTTCCGGTGGGACTGGGCGCCGCGCGACCGCGGCCTCGCGCGCATCGCGCAGCTCATGCTCCCCGCGACCCTCGGGCAGGCGGCGACCCAGATCAACTTCCTCGTCGACACCTGGCTCGCCTCGCGGTACGGCGACGGGCCGATCACGTGGCTCTCGCTCGCGTTCCGACTCATCCAGCTCCCGATCGGGCTCTTCGGCGTCGCGCTCGGCATGGCGAACCTCGCGCGCGTGTCGCGCGACGCGGCGCGCGGGGACAAGGAGGCGCTCCGGGCGAACCTCGCCGGTGCCCTCCGAGCGGCGGCGCTCTTGGCACTTCCTGCGACGGCGGGGCTCATCGCGCTCCGCGAGCCGATCATCCGCGTCCTCTTCCAGCACGGGAAGTTCAGCCAGGCTTCGACCGCGGCGACGGCGTCCGCGCTCCTTTGCTACACGATCGGCCTCTACGCGTATGCGGTCACCAAGATCCAGGTGCCGACCTTTTACGCGCTCGGCGACACGCGGGTGCCGGTGCTCTCGTCGACCGCCGCGGTGATCGCGAAGCTCATCGCGAACGCCACGTTTGTCTTCGCGCTCCCGGCGCTCGGCGTCAATCCGTTCCTCGGGCTCGCGCTCTCGACGTCGATCGCGGCCTGGACGAACTTCGGCCTTCTCGCGGCGGGGCTCAAGCGGCGTGCGGGCTCGATCCGCGGCCACGGCGTCGTGCGAACGACCCTCGCCATGGCGCTCCTCTCGGCGGCGACCGGCCTGACGAGCGGCCTCGCGCACGCGCTCGCCGTGCGGGTGCTTCCGTCGCCGTCTCTCGGCACGGCGTGCTTGCGCCTCGTCTTCGCGGTCGCGTGCGGCGTCACCGTCACGATCGGCGGCGCCCTCGCCCTTCGCATTCCCGAGGCGCGCTCGCTCGCGGCGCGCCTGATGGCGCGGCGCGGGAAGCGTGCTTAG